The proteins below come from a single Triticum aestivum cultivar Chinese Spring chromosome 5D, IWGSC CS RefSeq v2.1, whole genome shotgun sequence genomic window:
- the LOC123119881 gene encoding uncharacterized protein, producing MSPESDTTSSITTRRRPDPHLRACSRTPSSTANLTPVASFSFSALMQFVEGEPSQSPACVVQCGARVRAVRWRCRCKKCGEQFVANQPLLLCSSSLPWAPQWRRSGRMMGQDGDGSGCPGRGPPLSSSLKFVSVYKNRDTLLYPFTCARAVGAASTTTSSRTGEVSQGKTEAQDNQSNVKAKTTKSRGTKQVPPARPLPGQLAPHQQSEPPLSPRPPAPSSTWGHGSGRHLCGGIQIFVKTYSRSDED from the exons ATGTCCCCCGAATCGGATACGACAAGCTCTATCACCACGCGCCGGCGGCCGGATCCCCACCTGCGCGCGTGCAGCCGGACTCCTTCCTCCACCGCAAATCTGACCCCCGTCGCCTCCTTCTCATTCAG TGCGTTGATGCAGTTCGTTGAGGGTGAGCCCTCGCAGTCTCCGGCATGTGTCGTGCAGTGCGGTGCACGCGTTCGTGCAGTCCGGTGGCGGTGCCGATGTAAGAAGTGCGGTGAGCAGTTTGTCGCCAATCAACCCCTCCTACTCTGTTCGAGCTCCTTGCCGTGGGCTCCTCAATGGCGCCGGAGTGGACGGATGATGGGTCAGGATGGCGATGGCTCCGGTTGCCCAGGGCGAGGGCCCCCTCTCTCCAGCTCACTAAAgtttgtgtcggtgtacaaaaatagggacacgcttttgtacccctttacttgtgcacgggcagtcggagccgcgtcCACGACCACatcaagcagaacaggggaggtgagccaaggtaagactgaagcccaagacaatcaaagcaacgtcaaggccaagaccacaaagagcagagggacgaagcaggttcccccggcaagacccttgccgggacagctcgccccgcaccaacaaagcgagccacccttgagcccacgccCCCCAGCGCCATCATCAACGTGGGGCCacggctcgggaaggcacctctgtggtggcatccagatctttgtgaagacatattcaagatcagatgaggattag